In Jaculus jaculus isolate mJacJac1 chromosome 2, mJacJac1.mat.Y.cur, whole genome shotgun sequence, the genomic window tttactatttttttgtgtttttgttgtttttaaatcaaGTAATCTAGGTCTAGCATTATTTGCTAGACCTGGCATTTGCTCGGTACATAAGGTTCaaagtttcctttcctttttttatttattttatattttgcaatGTTTTTTTTCATAGTATTTAAATTTTTCGATGTTTAGATATTTTTTCTTCGGTGAAGCACGAGTTTCTTTTCGTGGTCCCTGATCAATCtgtaaatgttaaaaatacatatatattaggaCCAATATTGGCTCATGTCAACTAAAGTTCCTGAGTTCACTAACTTGGTTCTGCTGCCTATTTCCATAGgtttttattggaacacagccatACCTTCACTCCTTTATATACTTACTCTCCATTGTAATATCACAACTGAGCAATTCCACCAACACAATATGGCCCATAAAACCcactaaaataagtaaaaacactATTCTGTCCTAGTCATGTACAGAGGATTTGCCAAACATTAGCTGTGCACCCATACTATCCTGTTTCCTGGGGGTAATAAAGGCAATGTGGCCTAGAGGCCCAAGGACAACTACTGGAGCCACCCACTTGGTCACTATGAAAGCCAATTCCTGTTATAGGCTCCTTCAGTAAAAACTGCACAAAATCTGTGTGGAAGTGTAGATTTAAAAATGCTAGTCATCACCAGAGTGACAGGTGATATTTCCTTTTGCTCCCTTATTATCTCTACCTCCATTAAGCCCCCATGCTATGCTGTCTAAAAAAAGTGCAACGTGTGCTCAGCAAGCTGCTACAGACGATGGAGGCAGTGGTTGAAAACAAGGAACCAGAGGGAGCACTCACTCTAAACAGTTGGAACACCAGTGGCACTGTTCACTGCTTTCTGGGCAGCCTCTTTAGCTTGGTGGGCTTGTAGTACAGCTACAGCTTCATCAACCTAAAGGGTAAAACAAGCAGCTGGCTCAGGAAAGGAGTGACTTACCTCATGTTTCCAATCCCCTTGCCAACAATTATATCCTCAGATGAAAGTGGATTGAGCTATTGAGCAGCAGCAGTTACTGTGGATGCTGGAATTACCCTAACTGGATATGAATCAATTCTGCCACCTACCGTCTGGGCATTAAGCACAGTATTCAATCTACTATGCTCCAGATTACTATCAGTAACATGGGGAAAACAAGCATCACAggtaattttgaaataaaaacctATTAAGGTTCTTGGGATTGTGTAAGGCTTGTACAAAATGATATAAATGTCCTATAGAATGATGCTCCTCCAAAAAGCCCAGAAAGCACAGGCTAAGAGGCAACTAGACAAATGATCAACTACCTTAGAGCGTAGAGACTCTGGAGACTCAAGCATATGAAGTAGTTCTGAGTTATCAATCTCCAACAACATGCCAGTGATTTTGCCAGCAAGAGTGGGGTGCATGGCTTGAATAAGAGGAAACAGCCGTTCACCTAGGAACAAAAACaatcaataaatacaaatggcttgATGTAGAATGTGTTTACTAACCCATAGCCCATCACTGTCCTTCCTCATGGTTAAGAgtaagatctggggctggagagatggcttactaagGCCTGCAAAAGCcaggggacccaggttcattttcccagaacccacgttaagccagacacacaaggtggcacatgtgcctgtggagttcgtttacagtggctgtatgctctgacacatccattctctctccccctctgcctctttctctctcaaataaataaatacaattttttaaagtcagatCTGTCAGGAGGTAATCAATACTTGGCACTATCGGTTCATCATGTTGCTTAACCTGCAGCTCAGACCCAGTCAAAAGGTTAtctgttagctgggcgtggtagtgcactcctttaatcccagcccttggggaggcagaggtagtaggatcatcatgagttcaaggccaccctgagactacacagagaattccagatccgcatgggctacagtgaaaccctacctcgaaaaaccaaaagaaataaaaaaggtgtCTATTTTGGTCAAATTCCTAGTTCCAAAGAAGGAGTATGGTCCATGACAAGGGAGGTCCAGTACCTTATACATCACAACATTTTTTTCACTAGCTTTCTGGTTTGAGTTAGTTCATGGCACAGCCCGAAGTCACCACTTCTTGGTATAAAGTATGTTAAGTGACCTTTGTTACTTTCTAGCTTCCAACTGACAAAGTAAGCCAAAAGTACTTACCCAACATCTGCTTTTGCTCTTGAGGAGGGGCAGAGGCCAACATGGAAGCAGTTAAAGGTTCCTGACCTTGTACATGGACAGCAGGCTAAATAGAAAAGATAAAAGCTCATGTATAGAAGTAACAAATCATGTAAATAAGCCAATCATTAATGGCCAACCACTGAAGTGACAAAGATTACCATCTAAACATGATTAGAAGCTGAGAAAAAGGCTAAGGACTTATACCAGTATGGCCAAATACATATAATCACCTttgatctaatttcatttttatactacAGAAAGTACTCTTTTGAGTTAAAACGGTTCTGGTCCCAGGCTTAAACCTAATCTCAGTCTCACTGAACTTTACTTGCTCCCTTCTATCTGTGTTGAGCACATCTCATACCATACAAGTAATTCAGGATGGGGATGCTGTTACTTGCCTAATTTCTTAACGCAATACGACACCTCTCTCTGTACACAGTCATCAACTAGAGCAAGATGTTCCAGACAGCTTGAGCTCTCACAGAGCACATAGCTGCCTCCACACCTTTGTTTCAACTACTCTCTATGACTTttacaaagaaataattaaaccCACACCTGTTGCATGGTAACTTGTGGCTGTGCATTAAGATGCTGTTGGGGATTGCGGACTCCCGCAGCATATTTATACTGGGGAACGGTGCGGACAGCAGGAGTGGCtgcagcagcagctgctgcaggACGTGGACCCATTGTCTGTGTTGATGTGTTAgctaaaaaataaacatgattttcatgttttttagTGTGCTATTTATTTAGTAGTGGAGAACAATTTTAAGAAGGGTTAACTCACCAACACGCTGTGTTGACATGACTCGTGGAACCTGTGAGGAAGCTGGTCTCATAGTACTAAATGGTGGTCTAGGAGCAGCTGGGCGGATAGCACCGGGCATATTTTGGAATGCTACATATAAAGAGATCACACATTAACTGGGAAACCTTGTCGAGTGaaaacatgtaccacttttcTTGAGCTGACATTTGTAGAAAAGGCTAGAATTGACCAAATACCAAATTTCAGCCAGGACTATggaatgaatgaattccaggtcagcctggactagaaaacaCACCCTGCCTAAAAAAACCACCTGAGCTTTtaaacctttctttaaaaaattatttttattaattaattaggtTTTCTGGGGTAGTCTCAtactctatagcccagggtgaccttgaactcacagtgatcctcggagtgctggaattaaaggcatgtgccaccatgcccagcttaaatgtaTTCTCAAGACCAACAGGTCTAAGTGTCAATAAAGATATTAAACCTTACAATGGCTAAGTAGTTACTAAACATCTGAAACATGCATCATGATAAAAATCCCAAATGCTCTTACAAATCCTGCTCTCCCTTCCATGAAGCAAAGCTTAAACTGCTACAGCCCTGATGCTCATGAACAAGATGAAACATGAAACAAAGTGTCTTGAAAACTACAGCTGCCTGAGCAAATATGAAGAACTGGATCCAATCCCCTATTTTTCATAGAGAGAAATCCTATCAATATAGACACTAACTTGTAAAGACAACATTGATGAAACATGCATTCTGATGCTTTAGTGGGGGTCAGTGATGGGTGATGGCatacacctgcaatcctagccctcaggagttagacaggaggaccagaagagttcaaggtcagggctgcttactggttaaggtgcttgcctgcaagccaaaggacctaggtttgattcccaaggacccacaaaagccagatgcacaaggtggtacacatgtctggagttcatttgcagtagctggaggccctgacatgcccatctgtCTCAGATATATTTCTTTagaaagaattcaaggtcagcccaaGATACGTATcaagtccctatctcaaaaacatgtaaaaatgaaCACCCACAAGCACAAATTATGaatttaatcacttaaatagaataGCTAATTTGCctcacatacttttaatccatgtccccatcttttcttttttggtggtaCCGGAGGCTGAACTCATGGCCCTTGGCACAGGTTGAACAAAGACCCAATTaccaattttaacattttaaaggcTTACGATGAGGTCTGGCACCCTGAGCAGTCCAGCGAGGACTTGGTCTTAGTTGAGCAATTTGGCTAGGAGGATAGTATGCAGCACGGTTCTGAGTCTGTGGAACAGAAGCAAACGAACACTATCAACTCGTGCACAATTATGATTTCAAAATTACCAAAGTTACACCCAGCATTATTTCAAGTCTATCTTAATTTACACTTTAGGCTTGATAGCACAAAACACATTACAATAACCAAGTATCTACCTGTGGGATAGCTGCCATGAAGTAACCTGAAGGAGGTGCTGGCTGGTAGGGGTTGATTACGGGGTTGGGCACAGCTCGTACACTTGCCATTCTCTGCATATACTGGTTAGTGAGGTGAGCCTGGCGCTCTTCTTTGCGCTGAGCTAAAGCTACATACAGTGGCTTGGTAGCCACAATTCTACCATTCATTTCTGTAACTGCTTTAGTGGCTTCTTCTGGGGAGGAGAAACATACAAAACCAAATCCTTTGCTGCGACCACCCTCCATCATAAcctataaaaggaataaaaatgtaaTGTTAGAATGAGGCACAAAACCAGCACTAACACAATTAAAGTCAGTCAAACAACTAAAACTTATCTATTTCAGTATTAGATTCCTAATattaaccttaaaatatttgcaaaatactTCACAGGTCAGATATAAAATGCTCTTTAAATCAAGTTAACCtaacaaagaaatacaaaaaagtaaaaacacataAGAGCACATCACTGGACAAGataccagttttctttttttaacacaTCTGTTAAGAACAGGGGAAATTTGTCCAGAGTCTTAGGGGGTATTTAACTGTCAACTTGGAAGCCTCATTACCACGAACCATGAATTCCAATATAGTATGAAATACCCTAAttgcacccagctttttatgggCTGAAAATAAAGAAGCTGTCACCTTTTACATTTTACTTATCCTTTTGTCTTGATAAATTTTTCTAAGTATTTACACAAATGACCTCCTCCAGTATAAATTCTTGCCAACCATTTCACCTTCCTGGAAAGTGATTGCTATAATGAACCCTAAATaatcttaattttctttaaaaaacacacaTGCTGCAAAAAAGCAAAGTCATACACAATATTCAATTCAAAAAAGTATCAGAAGTCATACTGAGAAAGGCACTCAAATATTCTATCATATGCCACTTCCTTTTAGGACACCCTAAATAGTTATCAGTAACAGAAAATCCCTTGACTGCCATATGGTGGGTGGTGCAaggccttaatctcagcactcaagaggcagaggtaggggagattgctgcgagttcaaggccaccccaagactacaacAGTCATTcttggtcagtctgagctagagagagggtCTAACTTGAAATACCAAAAAGCTATGATCAAGAGTCAGGAAAAAGAAACCCACTGGGTTATTTCACAGTTCAAAAGTTGAAATTCTCCTGTGCATATGTCCCCTACCCATGAGGATAACTACAAATTCCCAAAACTTGGCATTAAAGGGATTCTCAGACTACAGACACTAGAAAAAAACACCTAGAGTTTATCTGGACTCCAATTCTATTGTTTAGTCTCATTTCAAGTAAAAGGACTTTTACTACCCCAAATTAAGTGTTACCAGCGACTAGAGCTACAGGAGCAATCCTAACACCCCAATACGTGGCAAAATAACTAGTTTCTATGCAACAGTACTATTGACTACTATGGTTACCAAATGTAACCGTCCTTAGAAATGCCAGAACTTAATATTTGCAAAAATTAACAATTAGGCTACAATATTCACATAAAAATTTTTCTGGATAGCAATTTgactattttacaaaataaacactctACATGCAAGCCCAAAGCTCTAAAACATGTAACATACTTTACCTTTGCACTAGTGATTGTACCAAATGGAGAAAACTCTTTCCGGAGACGTTCATCATCAATACCATCATCAAGATTTTTCACATAAAGGTTAACAccctagaaagaaaagaaaactatagaaagCGGAAGAGAACCATAGTGGTATCCAAGCACACCTGTTACTTGAGCCcacctttcttctctcccccccATTCTCAGTTACCTAGCAGTAACTgaaatgcatgtacacatacggTTCTTGTCCCTGTCCCATTGCTtgttcaatgaaaaaaaaatcaacctggtATCTGGTGATCCTATCTTGCTTCATTTGTTCAAATTTGCGCTTAAGTTCCGTCTGCCGTTCCACTTTTTTCTGAGCTCGACCAACATATATTTGTTTTCCATTGAGCTCCTTTCCATTCATTTCATCCACAGCCTTATAGAAATCATCAAAAATTCAATCAGTAACTCATAATACTAAAGTTCATTTCATCAGTAACTCTCAATATTGAAGTTCATTTCACGAAAAAGAAAGGTTTGTTCAATCTCCAGTTTGGGAGTCAATATGGGGGTACCAACTTAAACTTTTAAACTAATGCAtaaaaagtaacttaaaaaaatacatgtaaaaagctgggcatggtagtgctcacctttaatcccagcactcgggagacagaggtaggaggatcactgtgagttcgaggtcaccctgagactacatagtaaattccaggtcagcctgagctactgagatcctacctcagaaaaccaaaaaataaaaaataaaaaataaagccactGGTAATGCTGGCATACAAACTTCAACAACAGTTTACCCTCTTATCATGGAATAAAAACTTACTTTCTGAGCATCTTCATGCCGTTCAAAGCTTACAAATCCAAATCCTTTGGATTTTCCACTCTCATCAGTCATTACTTTCACACTTAAGGCAGGTcctaaaaatttttgaaaaaattcaaaatatgtatTTCACATCTTAATTTATGAAAACAAAGCAGAGCGATGAGGCACTTACTAGTCTCTCAAAGACCCTTCTAATTATACCACACacaccctaaagattctaccttTCATTCTGAGGTCTGTTTACACAACTATACAAGTTTTACTATTCTTAAGCCTTAAAGCAGTTGCCTTCTAAAGCCAGTAATTTGTTTCTCCCATCTCAGAATTAAGAAATGACACCTAAAAAGCCTTCCTTGGTCCATCTGCTTTTCTGGAGTGCAAAGAATATGAGCTAGGTCCTCTTTCAAGAAATAACTGAActagggccaggcatagtggcacccacctttaatctcagcactcagatcaccatgggttcaaggcctgggttagagtaagacacctaccatcaaaaaaaaaaaaaaaaaagaaagaaagaaagatgccaggaaggtggcccacacttttaatcgggaggcagaggtagtagaatcactgagtttgagcacaacctgggctaaagtgagaccttaccttaaaaaaacaaaacaaaaaagctctgTTTTGATGGCTGTTCATctttcctgaacctccaggttctgatAAACCTTCCCTCACCTACTCCCACATGAGACCTCCACACCCTCTGCCCttcacatggcaagagctctctgcactttcttctcttcccttctctgaaGCTAATAcgctatcttaaaaacaaaaaaacaacaacaaatccagaaagaaaactgaagaggTTATGTCTACCAAGTGAAAGCCTACCTAATGGAAATAGGTGGCTGGCTATCTCAGGTAGGTGGGTAAGGagagtttgaatttttttaaaaaactttaaaaatcacatgtgagccaggtgtgatggtctttaatcccagcactcaggaggcagaggtaggaggaagatggctctgagtctgaggtcaccttgggctagaaagaccttacctaaaaaagaTTTGACTATAGAGAAGCCGGAAGGCAGATGGGCCCATGTACTCTGACAGTAACATATTGGAGGTTCTCAACTCCCATGGAATTTGGGACAAGTGGTTAAcccaaaaattttatttctaagaatagcttctactttataaaaaaatcttttttggctggagggatggcttagcggttaaggcatttgcctgcaaagccaaaggacccaggttcgattccccaacctaagccagatgcacaagggggcgcacatgtctggagttcacttgcagtggctggaggccctggtgtgcccattctctctccctctctatcaaatgaataaaataaaatattataaaagcatcTTTTTTCAAGAGCTGggacaatggcttagcagttaaggtgcttgctggcaaagccaaaggacccaggttcgattccccagtacccaggtaatagctagtggcaagaggacctgacaatgctcattctatctgcctctttctcccaaataattgaacattttaaatcttttttttaaagatgcaaaACATGACCACTTTTATCTTCCTATATTACATGACTGACATTTGTGCAAAAATGTCCTGCCAAAAACTGAAATGTTAGTTTTActcttcaaggccaccctgagactccatagtgaattccaggtcagcctgggccagagtgagaccctcccttgaaaaaccaaatgcggaaagcaaagacacacacacacacacacacacacacacacacacacacacacacacaatcacctgTATGTATATACCAAATTCATTTCCTTATCTTATTCTCTACTACCGAAAGTAAGGCTATTTTGGCCTTCAATAGTACTTATAAACTGGATCTCATATTACCCTGTtagtctcaaactcattatgGTCATGGCCTTGAAGCCTTCATCCTTTATATACTttgcaagtgctgagattacaagtgtatcccaccacacctggttgaaaATGGAAAGATCCCATGGATTGAGACTCAGGAAATCTGGATTTTCTGCTTCATCCTTGAAAATCACTGTTCAAACAACGGTACGGACACTGACCACTAGCCTAAAGTTGACCAGCTTTACTGCTCTGTAACTAGAGACACACTTCTTGAGACAGCATCTTTGTTAAGTGCCCAGCATCTTACTCTAACAAAACCCTTTAAAATCTGTCACTCAGCCATACTTTAGTGTGCCAATCCAATGCTTTTTAACCTTTTAGGCTGCAGCTTAATTCAAATAACTaagtattttaaatgtttctctATAGTTTTAGGGGAAAAGTAAACTTTGAGCAGAATTgagtataaaaaaattaattcagacACATTACCAAACTTGCCAAAGAGATCCTTAAGGCGCTCATCATCCATGTCCTCTCCAAAATTCTTGATGTAAACATTAGTGAACTCTTTTGCTCTAGCTCCAAGTTCTGCTTCTCGTTCTTTACGAGACTTAAATCGCCCAACAAACCTGTAATATTGGGTTCTACTTTAATTTCAAATTAAGCTGGTGGTTAATTcctgttatattttaaaacatattcccAAAAGACCTTTAGTTGAAtatgaaattaaagaaataaacctctttaGCTACAAAAGAATGTTTCTCTCAATCCATACTTCTACCCAACTAAGGTGAATGAAATCAGTCCTATCAATAGGCCTGATTATATTAGAACTGTGCCAATAAATCATTATTTGTATGTTGTACTTTGTCTTCTTAGAGAAATTTAAATTTCCTAATCCTGCACTCTGGTACCTGACTGTAAGAACACCACAACTTCAAAAAACTTAACTTTCCCCTAATACAACAGCACATAGTATAACTGCAACAAATAGCAAAGCAAAAGGAAACCACCCAACTTCCATAACTACCACTGAAATCCAGGCTAACTTTAAGCTCTTTGTTCTTGGCCAACAATATTCAGTAATGGAGAAAACTATAGCTGTGTTTATCCTTCTCACAAACTCGGTAAGGTTTCTCCACGCTATTAACTTTGTAAATGTTCTCAATGGGAGAATTATTTCTCATTGTAGACACAGCTTTCTGCCTTACAATGCTGACACCTAATTGTTCTCATTAGGATAGTTCCAGAAATCATAGTTCAAAGGGGCCgcagagagagcttagtggttaaggcgcttgcctgcaatgtcaaaggacccagcttcaattccccaggacccacgtaagccagatgtataaggtggcacatacatctggagtttgtttgcagtggctggagaacttagcatgcccattctctccccatttttttcctcaaataaatagcttttaaaaccagaaaata contains:
- the Pabpc1 gene encoding polyadenylate-binding protein 1, translating into MNPSAPSYPMASLYVGDLHPDVTEAMLYEKFSPAGPILSIRVCRDMITRRSLGYAYVNFQQPADAERALDTMNFDVIKGKPVRIMWSQRDPSLRKSGVGNIFIKNLDKSIDNKALYDTFSAFGNILSCKVVCDENGSKGYGFVHFETQEAAERAIEKMNGMLLNDRKVFVGRFKSRKEREAELGARAKEFTNVYIKNFGEDMDDERLKDLFGKFGPALSVKVMTDESGKSKGFGFVSFERHEDAQKAVDEMNGKELNGKQIYVGRAQKKVERQTELKRKFEQMKQDRITRYQGVNLYVKNLDDGIDDERLRKEFSPFGTITSAKVMMEGGRSKGFGFVCFSSPEEATKAVTEMNGRIVATKPLYVALAQRKEERQAHLTNQYMQRMASVRAVPNPVINPYQPAPPSGYFMAAIPQTQNRAAYYPPSQIAQLRPSPRWTAQGARPHPFQNMPGAIRPAAPRPPFSTMRPASSQVPRVMSTQRVANTSTQTMGPRPAAAAAAATPAVRTVPQYKYAAGVRNPQQHLNAQPQVTMQQPAVHVQGQEPLTASMLASAPPQEQKQMLGERLFPLIQAMHPTLAGKITGMLLEIDNSELLHMLESPESLRSKVDEAVAVLQAHQAKEAAQKAVNSATGVPTV